Proteins encoded in a region of the Peromyscus leucopus breed LL Stock chromosome 15, UCI_PerLeu_2.1, whole genome shotgun sequence genome:
- the LOC114707191 gene encoding complement factor H-like yields MSKWNLDRTTKMQRNDMQTPSIPNGFYFPQKTEYKTDDAIIYDCKVGSYPATKISLVKCTSDGWIPAPRCNSEPCDFPQIKNGRLYDENYLRQLLPVPAGKWFFYHCNSGYMISSNRRSIICTGQGWEPQVPCVRECNFHNVENRKSLLWDLSYTEGQSAKVNCQPGYSPPNGQDIVTCTENGWSPQPKCIPVNP; encoded by the exons ATGTCAAAATGGAACTTGGACAGAACCACCAAGATGCAAAG AAACGACATGCAAACCCCTTCTATTCCAAATGGTTTCTATTTTCCTCAGAAGACTGAATATAAAACTGATGATGCAATCATATATGATTGTAAAGTTGGCTCCTATCCTGCTACTAAAATATCTCTTGTAAAGTGTACAAGTGATGGCTGGATCCCTGCTCCAAGATGTAACT caGAACCTTGTGATTTTCCACAAATCAAAAATGGACGTCTATATGATGAAAACTATCTCAGACAGCTCCTCCCAGTACCTGCAGGAAAGTGGTTCTTCTATCACTGCAACAGTGGATATATGATATCTTCAAATAGGAGATCCATTATCTGCACTGGACAAGGCTGGGAGCCACAAGTTCCATGTGTCA GAGAATGTAATTTCCATAATGTGGAGAATAGAAAATCTTTATTATGGGACCTATCATATACAGAGGGCCAGTCTGCAAAAGTCAATTGTCAACCTGGCTACAGTCCTCCAAATGGTCAAGACATAGTTACATGTACAGAGAACGGCTGGTCTCCTCAACCCAAATGCATCCCTGTCA atccATAA